One stretch of Zingiber officinale cultivar Zhangliang chromosome 6B, Zo_v1.1, whole genome shotgun sequence DNA includes these proteins:
- the LOC121992765 gene encoding uncharacterized protein LOC121992765, with translation MMLRSSSTPLLASPFPSSSSPRHLASDLHPFSSASPDVLRRSHSDENILDSDCLLRRNDTSRCELHVSLDRASFLSAFNRKPIAEEIEEEEEYGDEESNAASAEWFRFVGEFRSCDLGSSAVSPLYLARGLGIDRVGSGLFNADGYLDVFIGENVRSEVEMQYKAKVEEDPSDPQSLRNYAKFLYQEKRDLRKAEEYYSRAILADSENGEALSQYAKIVWELHHDKEWASSYFQQAVRTAPKDSCVLAAYAGFLWETEEDDGDDVGVTYGRAFTPAPLLWI, from the exons ATGATGCTGCGGAGCTCCTCCACTCCCCTCCTCGCCTCCCCGttcccctcttcctcctccccccGCCACCTTGCCTCTGACCTCCACCCCTTCTCCTCCGCATCCCCCGACGTCCTCCGCCGATCTCACTCCGACGAAAACATCCTCGACTCCGACTGCCTTCTCCGACGTAATGATACCTCCCGCTGCGAACTCCATGTTTCTTTGGATCGCGCATCCTTCCTCTCCGCCTTCAATCGCAAGCCGATCGCCGAAGAGATCGAGGAGGAAGAGGAATACGGCGATGAAGAGAGCAATGCTGCTTCCGCGGAGTGGTTTAGGTTCGTGGGCGAGTTCAGATCGTGCGATTTGGGAAGCAGCGCCGTGTCGCCTCTGTACCTCGCGAGAGGGCTCGGAATCGACCGTGTCGGGTCGGGGTTGTTCAATGCCGACGGATATCTCGATGTGTTCATCGGCGAAAACGTGCGATCCGAGGTTGAGATGCAATATAAGGCGAAGGTTGAGGAGGATCCGAGTGATCCCCAATCGCTGAGGAATTACGCAAAGTTCCTTTATCAG GAAAAGCGGGATCTTAGAAAAGCGGAGGAATATTACTCTCGAGCAATATTGGCGGATTCTGAGAATGGGGAAGCCCTGTCACAGTACGCAAAGATAGTGTGGGAGCTTCACCATGACAAGGAATGGGCTTCAAGCTATTTCCAACAGGCAGTTAGAACGGCCCCCAAGGACAG CTGTGTTCTCGCAGCGTATGCTGGTTTCTTATGGGAGACAGAAGAAGATGACGGAGACGATGTAGGAGTTACTTATGGCAGAGCATTTACTCCTGCACCTCTGTTGTGGATATAG